In one window of Pseudomonas chlororaphis subsp. chlororaphis DNA:
- a CDS encoding phosphorylase family protein, with protein sequence MKILVGLLLGCLSVTAWAATPAVPCKADIAVIGGTFINDAMLKSGKLKESFTLETPAGTSPTIYCGNYKNVPFYYINMHGDGKIVETWAALYQLRVRDAIGGATAGGINPAMKLHDLVVADDVIDFNIDRPLALPDAIYRKGDHPVPRYTPAMDPILRDILIDETQKRLNRGDAPVAGINLHKSGVIMQTRGGRFETAAEVRMLAKMGGDLVTMSVGSEVIYARMAGINYASLIAISNPAEGLGNWTWDTIREVYPRLNPVCLEIVLESLPKIAAIGNKPRVGDSLRIHPEMTSEKK encoded by the coding sequence ATGAAAATCCTCGTGGGTTTATTACTGGGATGCTTATCGGTAACGGCCTGGGCCGCTACCCCCGCGGTTCCGTGCAAGGCCGATATTGCGGTGATCGGCGGTACCTTCATCAACGATGCCATGTTGAAGTCCGGAAAACTCAAGGAGTCCTTCACCCTTGAAACTCCAGCCGGAACTTCGCCAACTATTTATTGCGGCAACTATAAAAACGTTCCGTTCTATTACATCAACATGCATGGCGACGGAAAGATCGTCGAAACCTGGGCCGCCCTTTACCAGCTACGGGTTCGTGATGCGATTGGCGGGGCAACAGCCGGCGGTATCAATCCGGCAATGAAACTCCACGATCTGGTAGTGGCCGATGACGTCATCGACTTCAACATCGACCGGCCACTGGCTCTGCCGGATGCCATCTACCGCAAGGGCGACCATCCGGTTCCGCGCTATACGCCGGCCATGGATCCCATTCTTCGCGACATCCTGATCGATGAGACGCAGAAACGCCTGAACCGTGGAGACGCTCCCGTCGCCGGGATCAACCTGCACAAGAGCGGGGTGATCATGCAAACCCGCGGCGGGCGTTTCGAAACGGCCGCGGAAGTGCGCATGCTGGCCAAGATGGGCGGCGACCTGGTGACCATGAGCGTGGGTTCGGAAGTGATCTATGCGCGAATGGCCGGGATCAACTATGCCTCGCTGATCGCCATCTCCAATCCAGCCGAAGGCCTGGGTAACTGGACATGGGACACCATTCGCGAAGTTTACCCACGGCTTAATCCGGTTTGCCTGGAAATCGTTCTGGAGTCCTTGCCGAAGATTGCCGCCATCGGCAATAAGCCGCGGGTCGGCGACAGTTTGCGTATTCACCCGGAAATGACCTCAGAGAAGAAGTAA
- a CDS encoding MerR family transcriptional regulator, with the protein MRIGELAQACAVSRDTLRFYEQRGLIAAQRSANGYREYPSDMVQLVLYIKTAQRLGFSLGEIGSSVAAIWHASDPDSAVTQLLQDKLTLIETRISELGELRQELRQRLGQRCPLNP; encoded by the coding sequence ATGCGCATCGGTGAACTTGCCCAGGCCTGCGCCGTCAGCCGCGATACCCTGCGTTTCTACGAGCAGCGCGGGTTGATCGCGGCGCAACGCAGCGCCAACGGCTATCGTGAATACCCCAGCGACATGGTGCAGCTGGTGCTCTACATCAAGACCGCGCAGCGCCTGGGCTTCAGCCTCGGCGAGATCGGCAGCAGCGTTGCCGCGATCTGGCATGCCAGCGATCCGGACAGCGCCGTGACGCAGCTGCTGCAAGACAAACTGACCCTGATCGAGACCCGCATCAGCGAACTGGGCGAGTTGCGCCAGGAGCTGCGACAGCGGCTCGGCCAGCGTTGCCCATTAAATCCATGA
- a CDS encoding MotA/TolQ/ExbB proton channel family protein, with the protein MLEDVIQYSKDSWGLIPLMVVVFIIGIAVIIERYFFFSTSIKLGQSLDLDLKRVNQDNLADVKKVADHYSKSAQGKLVLAAVESHGKSEEALERDIDETIMIQIPRLDRNLWVLDTCVTLGPLLGLLGTIIHMIQVFSVLAANTSQKVSSVTGPIAHALVATAVGLCIAIVCVIFLNHFNKRIRLVVNQMELIKSMLVGRLAKG; encoded by the coding sequence ATGTTAGAAGATGTCATTCAGTACTCCAAAGACTCTTGGGGGCTCATTCCACTGATGGTGGTGGTATTCATCATCGGGATCGCCGTGATCATCGAACGCTACTTCTTCTTCAGTACCAGCATCAAACTGGGACAAAGTCTTGATCTGGACTTGAAGCGGGTAAACCAGGACAACCTGGCCGATGTCAAGAAAGTTGCAGATCACTACAGTAAAAGTGCCCAAGGCAAGTTGGTATTGGCCGCAGTGGAGTCTCACGGAAAGTCCGAAGAGGCACTAGAACGGGATATCGATGAAACCATCATGATTCAGATTCCGCGACTGGACCGCAATCTCTGGGTACTGGATACCTGTGTAACTTTAGGCCCGCTGCTTGGACTGCTCGGCACCATCATTCATATGATCCAGGTGTTCAGTGTATTGGCGGCCAATACATCGCAGAAAGTCAGTTCGGTAACCGGGCCTATTGCCCATGCGCTGGTCGCCACCGCTGTCGGTTTATGCATCGCCATCGTCTGCGTGATTTTTCTCAATCACTTCAACAAGCGTATCCGCCTGGTCGTCAATCAGATGGAACTGATCAAGTCCATGCTGGTTGGGCGCTTGGCCAAGGGTTGA
- a CDS encoding energy transducer TonB, with amino-acid sequence MNDLTPNVRRGALWASDDHHVDHHLSMPAAIGLAVLAVALGITLLSLIEARQPVVEEPPKVTKVTMVQVPPPPPPAPPPPPPPPPPPPPPPAPVKKPAPAKKVTPEKPKPKPEPKPQQPVPPPPAPTPPPPVTPPPPPPPPTPSSSTDAVALDQQAPVYPRDARQAKIEGYVVLELAIRPDGTVASAKVLESKPRKLFDEAAINAVKRWKFQPRMVNGAAVEQRAKQTVRFDLK; translated from the coding sequence ATGAACGACCTGACCCCCAACGTACGGCGAGGGGCCTTGTGGGCCTCCGACGACCATCATGTCGACCATCACCTGTCGATGCCGGCGGCTATCGGCCTGGCTGTGCTGGCGGTTGCATTGGGTATCACGTTGCTGAGCCTGATCGAGGCCAGGCAGCCGGTAGTTGAAGAGCCGCCGAAGGTGACCAAGGTGACCATGGTGCAAGTGCCTCCTCCACCACCGCCTGCACCGCCACCGCCACCTCCACCTCCACCTCCGCCTCCACCGCCGCCTGCGCCGGTGAAAAAGCCTGCGCCTGCGAAGAAGGTCACGCCGGAGAAACCGAAACCCAAACCGGAGCCCAAACCGCAACAGCCCGTGCCGCCGCCCCCTGCGCCGACACCGCCACCACCGGTTACTCCGCCACCGCCGCCACCACCGCCCACGCCGTCGAGCAGCACCGACGCGGTCGCCCTGGATCAGCAGGCACCGGTTTATCCGCGTGATGCCCGGCAGGCCAAGATCGAGGGCTATGTGGTGCTGGAACTTGCGATCCGCCCGGACGGCACGGTTGCCAGCGCCAAGGTACTCGAGTCGAAACCACGCAAACTGTTCGACGAGGCCGCGATCAACGCGGTGAAACGCTGGAAGTTCCAGCCGCGAATGGTCAATGGCGCGGCCGTGGAGCAGCGCGCTAAACAGACGGTCAGGTTCGACCTGAAATAA
- a CDS encoding SDR family oxidoreductase, whose translation MSTPKTALIIGASRGLGLGLVQRLLDAGWQVTATVRNPQKAEALKALGPVRIEQLDMDDQQAVIALNQKLKGEVFDLLFVNAGVKGPDDQTPGKATLAEVGQLFFTNAVAPINLAQRFLPQIRPDSGVLAFMSSVLGSVTMPDAPELALYKASKAALNSMTNSFVTQLEQKLTVLSLHPGWVKTDMGGEGADIDVETSTRGLIEQINAYTGKGGHHFVNYKGETIPW comes from the coding sequence ATGTCTACGCCAAAAACCGCACTGATCATCGGCGCCTCCAGAGGCCTGGGCCTGGGCCTGGTGCAACGTCTGCTGGACGCTGGCTGGCAGGTCACCGCCACCGTGCGCAACCCGCAAAAAGCCGAGGCGCTCAAGGCCCTGGGCCCGGTCCGTATCGAGCAACTGGACATGGACGACCAGCAGGCGGTGATCGCCCTGAACCAGAAGCTCAAAGGCGAAGTGTTCGACCTGCTGTTCGTCAACGCCGGGGTCAAGGGGCCGGACGACCAGACGCCAGGCAAGGCGACCCTCGCGGAAGTCGGCCAGCTGTTCTTCACCAACGCCGTGGCGCCGATCAACCTGGCCCAGCGTTTCCTCCCACAAATCCGTCCGGACAGCGGCGTGCTGGCGTTCATGAGTTCGGTACTGGGCAGCGTGACCATGCCCGACGCACCGGAGCTGGCGCTGTACAAGGCCAGCAAGGCAGCGCTGAACTCCATGACCAACAGCTTCGTCACCCAGCTCGAGCAGAAGCTCACCGTGCTGTCGCTGCACCCGGGCTGGGTGAAGACCGACATGGGCGGCGAAGGCGCGGACATCGACGTCGAGACCAGCACCCGCGGCCTGATCGAGCAGATCAATGCCTATACCGGCAAGGGCGGGCACCATTTTGTCAACTACAAGGGCGAGACCATTCCCTGGTAA
- the acpA gene encoding acid phosphatase, protein MNHNDPETPIDPRRRHFLAGAAVLGAGAALSGCTPNSDAPQAPVKRPLSAAELDRALRNHVKTVVVIYAENRSFNNLFADFPGLEQPLSSLEPAAYQQRDRDGSLLRILPPVWGGTLHLGPQTVDGVTYPAGVPFQQDLPNAPFALKGPNAEDLPLSLVTRDLSHEFFQNQMQINGGMNDRFAAWSDSGGLTMGHYRQSRYTLRLWDIARQFVLCDNFFQGAFGGSYLNHQYLISAAVPHYPNARNSVAKAQIASLHSDDPSDPRLKPLADSPASAMDGPAQFGPCALTPDGYAVNTFAPPYWPTWQRDPQRPDYSKPDLPFVLVAQHHEHIGDKLSQRNIDWAWYAGGWQATLDEFSGSSAIPKIPNFQYHHQPFNYFRQQGPEHPGERARRLRDGGLGDDPSTNRFFADALAGKLPSVSFYKPQGNLNMHAGYADVAAGDRHLVHAIKTLQDSPQWNNMVLIVTVDENGGWWDHVAPPKGDRWGPGSRIPALVVSPFARKGTVDHTVYDTASILRLVTRVFDLEKLDGLKLRDEAMAARDQTPMGDLTNALQFD, encoded by the coding sequence ATGAACCACAACGACCCTGAAACCCCGATCGATCCCCGCCGTCGCCACTTTCTCGCCGGTGCCGCGGTACTGGGTGCCGGCGCCGCGCTCAGCGGCTGCACGCCCAACAGCGATGCGCCCCAGGCACCGGTCAAGCGCCCCCTGTCCGCTGCCGAGCTGGACAGGGCACTGCGCAACCACGTCAAGACGGTGGTGGTGATCTATGCCGAGAACCGTAGCTTCAACAACCTGTTCGCCGATTTCCCCGGCCTCGAACAGCCTCTTTCCAGCCTCGAGCCCGCCGCTTACCAGCAGCGCGACCGCGACGGCAGCCTGCTGCGAATCCTGCCCCCGGTCTGGGGCGGCACCCTGCATCTGGGACCACAGACCGTGGATGGCGTGACCTACCCGGCTGGCGTGCCATTTCAGCAGGACCTGCCGAACGCGCCGTTCGCCCTCAAAGGCCCGAATGCCGAGGACCTGCCGCTGAGCCTGGTGACCCGCGATTTGTCCCACGAGTTCTTCCAGAACCAGATGCAGATCAACGGTGGCATGAATGACCGGTTCGCCGCCTGGTCCGACTCCGGCGGCCTGACCATGGGGCACTACAGGCAAAGCCGCTATACCCTTCGCCTGTGGGATATCGCGCGGCAGTTCGTGCTCTGCGACAACTTCTTCCAGGGCGCCTTTGGCGGTTCATACCTGAACCACCAATACCTGATCTCGGCGGCGGTGCCGCACTATCCGAACGCCCGCAACTCAGTGGCCAAGGCGCAGATCGCCAGCCTGCACAGCGACGACCCCAGCGACCCGCGGCTCAAACCCCTGGCCGACTCGCCCGCCAGCGCCATGGACGGCCCCGCCCAGTTCGGCCCCTGCGCGCTCACCCCGGACGGTTACGCGGTCAACACCTTCGCCCCGCCCTACTGGCCAACCTGGCAACGCGACCCACAACGGCCGGACTATTCCAAACCGGACCTGCCCTTCGTGCTGGTTGCGCAACACCACGAGCACATCGGCGACAAGCTGTCGCAAAGGAACATCGACTGGGCCTGGTACGCCGGTGGCTGGCAGGCCACCCTGGATGAGTTCAGCGGCTCGAGCGCGATCCCGAAAATCCCCAACTTCCAGTACCACCACCAACCCTTCAACTACTTCCGCCAGCAAGGCCCGGAACACCCCGGCGAACGCGCCAGGCGCCTGCGCGACGGCGGCCTGGGCGACGACCCGTCGACGAACCGGTTCTTCGCCGACGCCCTGGCCGGCAAGCTGCCGAGCGTGAGCTTCTACAAGCCCCAGGGCAACCTCAACATGCATGCCGGGTACGCAGATGTCGCCGCGGGCGACCGCCATCTGGTCCACGCGATCAAGACCCTGCAGGACAGTCCGCAGTGGAACAACATGGTGCTGATTGTCACGGTCGACGAGAACGGCGGCTGGTGGGACCACGTGGCCCCGCCCAAGGGTGATCGCTGGGGCCCGGGCAGCCGCATTCCGGCCCTGGTGGTGTCACCCTTCGCCCGCAAGGGAACGGTGGATCACACGGTGTATGACACGGCATCGATCCTGCGCCTGGTGACCCGGGTCTTCGACCTGGAAAAGCTCGATGGCCTGAAACTGCGTGACGAGGCCATGGCCGCCCGGGACCAGACACCCATGGGCGACCTGACCAATGCGCTGCAGTTCGATTAG
- a CDS encoding ExbD/TolR family protein: MASKRSNYLGHEEKARIEIIPMIDVMMFLLVFFVLIMIEMIQGTGITLELPQSSSQEAIESVTLNIGVSNDGGLFVDGQPISDEQLTSRLTEMQNSGKLDVVIAGDRGTQYESIVHTMDLVRAAGISAIGLATQN, translated from the coding sequence ATGGCTAGCAAGAGATCAAACTATCTCGGACATGAAGAGAAAGCCCGCATCGAAATCATTCCGATGATCGACGTGATGATGTTTCTGTTGGTGTTCTTCGTACTCATCATGATCGAGATGATCCAGGGCACCGGTATCACCCTGGAGTTGCCGCAGTCCTCTTCGCAAGAAGCGATCGAGTCGGTCACGCTCAATATCGGCGTCTCCAACGACGGTGGCTTGTTTGTCGATGGCCAGCCCATCAGCGACGAACAGCTGACGAGCCGGCTCACCGAGATGCAGAACAGCGGAAAACTGGATGTGGTGATCGCCGGCGATCGTGGCACCCAATATGAAAGCATCGTGCACACAATGGATCTGGTACGCGCTGCCGGTATCAGTGCTATTGGCCTGGCGACGCAAAACTGA
- a CDS encoding ABC transporter permease, giving the protein MDIDLLSNIFYAMIRCGTPLLLVALGELICEKSGVLNLGQEGMMLFGAVIGFIVALNSGNLWLGVLLAMLAGMLLSSLFALVALVFNANQVATGLALTIFGVGLSSFVGASWVGKPLAGFEPMAIPLLSEIPLIGRMLFAQDLLVYLSFALFALVAWVILKSRVGLIIQAVGENPDAASAMGLPVLRVRTLAVLFGGAMAGLAGAYLSLAYTPMWAENMSAGRGWIALALVVFASWRVWRLLLGAYLFGLASILHLVAQGLGLAIPSNLLAMLPYAATILVLVLLSRDALRTRLYAPVSLGQPWQAGH; this is encoded by the coding sequence ATGGATATCGATCTGTTGAGCAATATTTTCTACGCCATGATCCGCTGCGGTACGCCGCTGCTGCTGGTGGCCCTGGGCGAACTGATCTGCGAGAAGAGCGGCGTCCTCAACCTCGGCCAGGAAGGCATGATGCTGTTTGGCGCGGTGATCGGTTTTATCGTCGCCCTGAACAGCGGCAACCTGTGGCTCGGCGTACTGCTGGCGATGCTCGCCGGGATGCTGCTGTCATCGCTGTTCGCCCTGGTGGCGCTGGTGTTCAACGCCAATCAGGTGGCCACCGGCCTGGCGCTGACCATCTTTGGGGTCGGGCTGTCGAGCTTCGTCGGCGCCAGTTGGGTCGGTAAACCCCTGGCCGGATTCGAGCCGATGGCGATTCCGCTGCTGAGCGAAATCCCCTTGATCGGGCGCATGCTGTTTGCCCAGGACCTGCTGGTCTACCTGTCCTTCGCCCTGTTCGCCCTGGTGGCCTGGGTGATCCTGAAAAGCCGGGTCGGCCTGATCATCCAGGCGGTCGGCGAAAACCCCGACGCGGCCAGCGCCATGGGCCTGCCGGTGCTGCGGGTACGCACCCTGGCGGTACTGTTCGGCGGCGCCATGGCTGGCCTGGCCGGGGCTTACCTGTCCCTGGCCTACACACCGATGTGGGCGGAAAACATGAGCGCCGGGCGCGGCTGGATCGCCCTGGCGCTGGTGGTGTTCGCCAGCTGGCGAGTGTGGCGCCTGCTGCTCGGCGCCTACCTTTTCGGCCTCGCCAGCATCCTGCACCTGGTGGCGCAAGGCCTGGGCCTGGCGATCCCTTCGAACTTGCTGGCGATGCTGCCGTATGCCGCGACCATCCTGGTGCTGGTGCTGCTGTCCCGGGATGCGCTGCGCACCCGCCTGTATGCGCCGGTGTCGCTGGGGCAGCCGTGGCAGGCAGGTCACTGA
- a CDS encoding TonB-dependent siderophore receptor, which translates to MGTYNWRHPQKLALAVAAAVQILGGQAMAEDQKETVELEDYILKESVEDTMGIMPSQPVKSVFGLGKSIAETPRSVSDVSSDLIENYGLRDINDLVRLAPGAYTSSFFGVPGALSLRGDAADNYFRGFKRVENPGNYATPIRAASSVDIVRGPVSPIYGAGKVGGYMNFNPKSSKSGTSKFIEKPTGQFGVTVGSYDQYITTAEGGSPFELGGRQGGVYGFFEQEDSKSYFDNVEPKSTIGQIAFDMDLTDNLRTEFGGQYLKAKRIQNPGWNRVTQDLIDHDTYITGAPSKMSSRGDVLFPDDVRNNISPGVGFPPGSGNSKLDVFCLNYSNCFFDPKDPNAALSNPGTTKLDRNKVFTDKKDKGESKAATAYFDLIWSLDNDMELKNQFFYDSLDHNKYTSYGFTADYDAYTWEDKVSLSFPLQIGEVSTSNVVGVNYRYYSAIDRESYLDEILDRRDLNVGPTPDDSFDIGHTGNVEIAPGMYRRNFNTQSASITKNTGAFMLSDMNWQNWNLLLGYRFDYYDAKAKEKAQATNGDLVGDANGDGRPDKATNHNTTDSFSASLSYKTPWGFIPYFTYAESTALSANQAGGVTASDVSSGNYLQDSKLREYGIKYNSENGNVYAALAYYDQEKTYRDSQNGSTVLVNGKGYEGELRWMLNQNFSMTASATKQKVREKGQPFTVLNTAAVAQAYGLDPSQLYGFRFFDPTGQVLGGEYDRGGVPEWVTSLYGNYTQPTPWGGRVNASLGFTWVDEQWADNQKQIKLPDYTVWNGSVGYSEKSWEALFTVNNLFNEKYFTSANLFDSTLVFPSAPRTYTASFVYKF; encoded by the coding sequence ATGGGTACATATAACTGGCGTCACCCGCAAAAACTGGCCCTGGCAGTTGCGGCTGCTGTGCAGATTCTCGGCGGACAGGCCATGGCCGAGGATCAGAAAGAGACAGTCGAACTTGAGGACTACATTCTCAAGGAGAGTGTCGAAGACACCATGGGCATCATGCCCAGCCAGCCGGTGAAGAGCGTTTTCGGCCTGGGCAAGTCCATCGCCGAAACCCCGCGCTCGGTGTCGGATGTGTCGTCCGACCTGATCGAAAACTACGGCTTGCGCGATATCAACGACCTGGTTCGCCTTGCCCCGGGAGCCTACACCAGCTCCTTCTTCGGAGTGCCGGGAGCGCTGAGCCTGCGTGGCGATGCCGCGGATAACTACTTCCGGGGTTTCAAGCGGGTAGAGAACCCTGGCAACTATGCAACGCCGATCCGCGCCGCCAGTTCGGTCGATATCGTGCGTGGCCCGGTTTCGCCCATCTACGGCGCCGGCAAGGTCGGCGGCTACATGAACTTCAACCCGAAATCCTCGAAGTCGGGAACCTCCAAGTTCATCGAAAAACCTACCGGGCAATTCGGTGTGACCGTGGGCTCCTATGACCAGTACATCACCACCGCCGAAGGCGGCTCGCCCTTTGAGCTGGGTGGCCGCCAGGGTGGCGTCTATGGCTTCTTCGAGCAGGAGGACTCGAAAAGCTACTTCGACAACGTCGAACCCAAGTCGACCATCGGCCAGATCGCCTTCGACATGGACCTCACCGACAACCTGCGGACCGAGTTCGGCGGCCAGTACCTGAAAGCCAAACGCATCCAGAACCCTGGATGGAACCGGGTCACCCAGGACCTGATCGACCACGACACCTACATCACCGGCGCGCCGTCCAAGATGAGCTCAAGGGGCGATGTGCTGTTCCCTGACGATGTACGCAACAACATCAGCCCGGGCGTCGGTTTTCCACCAGGCAGCGGCAACTCCAAGCTGGACGTTTTCTGCCTGAACTACAGCAACTGCTTCTTCGACCCGAAAGACCCGAACGCGGCATTGAGCAACCCCGGGACCACCAAGCTCGACCGCAACAAGGTGTTCACCGACAAGAAGGACAAGGGCGAAAGCAAGGCCGCCACGGCGTACTTCGACCTTATCTGGTCGCTGGACAATGACATGGAGCTCAAGAACCAGTTCTTCTACGACTCCCTGGACCACAACAAATACACCAGCTATGGCTTCACCGCCGACTACGACGCCTACACCTGGGAAGACAAGGTCAGCCTGAGCTTCCCGCTGCAGATCGGAGAGGTCAGCACGTCCAACGTCGTCGGCGTCAACTATCGCTACTACAGCGCCATCGACCGAGAGTCCTACCTCGATGAGATCCTCGACCGCCGCGACCTGAATGTCGGGCCGACACCGGACGACAGCTTCGACATCGGCCATACCGGCAACGTCGAGATTGCCCCCGGCATGTACCGACGCAACTTCAATACCCAGAGCGCATCCATCACCAAAAACACCGGCGCGTTCATGCTGTCCGACATGAACTGGCAGAACTGGAACCTGCTGCTGGGCTATCGCTTCGACTACTACGACGCCAAGGCCAAAGAGAAGGCCCAGGCCACCAATGGCGATCTGGTCGGCGATGCCAATGGCGACGGGCGCCCGGACAAAGCCACCAACCACAACACCACTGACTCGTTCAGCGCCAGCCTCTCGTACAAGACACCGTGGGGGTTCATCCCTTACTTCACCTACGCCGAGTCGACCGCGCTGTCGGCCAACCAGGCGGGTGGCGTAACGGCGTCGGACGTCTCCAGCGGCAACTACCTGCAGGACTCGAAACTGCGCGAGTACGGCATCAAGTACAACAGCGAGAACGGCAACGTCTACGCCGCGCTGGCCTACTACGACCAGGAGAAGACCTACCGCGACTCGCAAAACGGCAGCACCGTGCTGGTCAACGGCAAGGGGTACGAAGGTGAGTTGCGCTGGATGCTCAACCAGAACTTCTCCATGACCGCCTCGGCGACCAAACAGAAGGTGCGCGAGAAAGGGCAGCCTTTCACCGTGCTCAATACCGCCGCTGTCGCCCAAGCCTATGGCCTGGATCCGTCGCAACTCTACGGCTTCCGCTTCTTCGACCCAACCGGCCAGGTGCTGGGCGGCGAATACGATCGTGGCGGCGTACCGGAATGGGTAACCAGCCTGTATGGCAATTACACCCAGCCGACCCCTTGGGGTGGCCGTGTGAACGCCAGCCTGGGCTTCACCTGGGTAGACGAGCAATGGGCGGACAACCAGAAGCAGATCAAGCTGCCTGACTACACCGTGTGGAACGGCTCGGTGGGCTACTCCGAAAAGTCCTGGGAAGCGCTGTTTACCGTCAACAACCTGTTCAACGAGAAGTACTTCACTTCCGCCAACCTGTTCGACTCGACCCTGGTGTTCCCTTCCGCTCCGCGTACCTACACCGCCAGCTTCGTTTACAAGTTCTGA
- a CDS encoding purine nucleoside permease, whose amino-acid sequence MTTRKTSGALAAALCCLGAGGATQAAGQPIQIKAVVLSMFEVGQDQGDNPGEFQFWRERAGLNQCMPLAQGFHDVCLNPETGVLATVTGMGTARAAASVMALGMDPRFDLSKAYWLVAGIAGINPHKGSIGSAAWANYVVDGDLAHEIDAREIPKDWKTGYTPFFRATPYAQPRSDSIGEVYKLNGRLVDWAYNLTKDVPLVENQDLAAFRQQFKGFPQAVLPAKVMKGDNLASSTFWHGARLNDWAGDWVKYWTDGKGQFVTSAMEDSGTLQSLSFLSKAAKVDLDRVLVLRTASNYTMQPTGMSAAQSMAHDQAGFVGMRPSLEAAYRVGSTVINVLTGNWELYSQTLPGH is encoded by the coding sequence ATGACGACACGTAAAACCAGTGGCGCACTCGCTGCCGCGCTGTGCTGCCTGGGCGCAGGCGGAGCAACCCAGGCCGCCGGGCAGCCGATTCAGATCAAGGCCGTGGTCCTGAGCATGTTCGAGGTCGGCCAGGATCAGGGAGACAACCCTGGCGAGTTTCAGTTCTGGCGTGAGCGCGCCGGCCTGAATCAGTGCATGCCACTCGCCCAGGGCTTTCATGACGTATGCCTGAACCCTGAAACCGGCGTCCTGGCAACGGTGACCGGCATGGGCACTGCCCGTGCGGCGGCGTCGGTAATGGCCCTGGGCATGGATCCGCGCTTTGACTTGAGCAAGGCGTACTGGCTGGTTGCAGGCATTGCCGGCATCAATCCGCACAAAGGCTCCATCGGCTCGGCGGCCTGGGCCAACTATGTGGTGGACGGTGACCTGGCGCACGAGATCGATGCGCGGGAAATCCCCAAGGACTGGAAAACCGGCTACACCCCGTTCTTTCGCGCAACGCCTTATGCCCAGCCACGTTCGGACAGCATCGGCGAAGTCTACAAGCTCAATGGTCGACTGGTGGACTGGGCCTACAACCTGACGAAAGACGTGCCGCTGGTAGAAAACCAGGACCTGGCAGCGTTTCGCCAACAGTTCAAGGGTTTCCCCCAGGCCGTCCTGCCGGCCAAGGTCATGAAAGGCGATAACCTCGCCTCCTCGACATTCTGGCACGGCGCGCGGCTCAACGACTGGGCCGGTGACTGGGTCAAGTACTGGACCGACGGCAAAGGGCAATTCGTGACCTCCGCCATGGAGGACAGCGGAACCCTGCAGTCCCTCAGTTTCCTGAGCAAGGCAGCGAAGGTGGACCTGGACCGCGTGCTGGTATTGCGTACCGCCAGTAACTACACCATGCAGCCGACCGGCATGAGCGCCGCGCAAAGCATGGCTCATGACCAGGCGGGTTTCGTCGGCATGCGGCCCTCGCTCGAAGCCGCCTATCGAGTGGGCAGCACGGTGATCAACGTGCTGACGGGAAACTGGGAGCTGTATTCCCAGACCCTGCCGGGACACTGA